In Sus scrofa isolate TJ Tabasco breed Duroc chromosome 12, Sscrofa11.1, whole genome shotgun sequence, the DNA window CCAGGTCCCCATGGCCCCTAGGGGCCACTGCCTCtgggtcctctttcttttttgagttcATATTGACCATAAAATCATACTCACTGTTGAGGTCATATGGAGTTCATATTGAAACTTccaattcaaatttaaaatgaaaggtttggggagttcccatcatggcacagtggaaatgaatccaactagggaccacgaggttgtgggttcgatccctggccgtgttcagtgggttaaggaactggcgttgccatgagctgtggtgtaggctgcagctacagctccgtttggacccttagcctggaaacctccatatgttgtgagtgtggccctcaaaaagacaaaaaaaaaaagaaaggaaaagtttattttgatttccctgctggctcagtgggttaaggtgcctAAGTGCTATCGCTGCTGTGGGTTGCTGCtaaggtttgggtttgatccctggcctgggaaattctgcaaatattttttgtattcccTCCCCTTCTTACACAAAAGCATATTCTATGCACTTTGCCCTTTTCATTTTATCTCTCCAGAAGATCAAAATcttcattcttcttatggctcAATggcccttgacttttttttttttttttttttttttttagtcttttgagggctgcacctgtggcatacggagcttcccaggctgggggtggaatcggagcttcagctgccagcctatgccacagccacagccacacgggatccgagccgtgtctatgcCTAcgctgcaactcacagcaacactggatccttaacccgctgagcaaagccagggatcaaaccttcaactcgtggatactagttgggttcttaacccactgagccaccaaaggaacccctcctttttttttttttttttattacagagaTTTTGAACATATATGACAGTGTAACCATCACTGAGCCTTAGCAACTGCCAACATGTGGCCAGAGTATggtaggagccatgagattggcTTGTGGGTTGGGGGTCTTCAGTCCAGTGACCATGGGGGCAGGGACCGCcactccctctgtccctccagtCGCTGGGCACTCACCTCTCGCCAGGCACTTGGGACACAGTGTTGTTGATGACAACCGATTGTGATGTTTCTGCTCATATGAGAAGCGTGGTTTCAGCCCCCCGTCAACCTGGGGACAAAGGTTGGAAGGCGGTAATGTCATCAGAGATGTGAGAGAGTGGGAGccctggggttcctgctgtggcgcaacgagAGCGGCAGCGCCTTGGGCgcgctgggatgtgggttcgatctcctaCCCCTCCCGGCacagggggttggggatgggattcagcattgccacagctgcaggtgtGTCGGGACAGTGACTccgatctgatccttggccccgggaactccaatgccgcagggcagccaaaaaaagaaaagaaaaaaaaaagagtgggagcATTGAGAAACAGCAAGGAGGGGTTGGGGCGGGAGTAAGAGAATCAGGCTGAGACTTAAAGGCCTGAGCGAGCCAGGAGGGAAGCATAGGCGTGGGCGGGACggcggtgggaggggggaggctgcAGAGGTGATGAGCTGCTGGGGGCCTTGCCTGCCAGGCTGAAGTGGACCCTCCTGGAGATGGCAAGAGCCAGAGTGCTTGGACCTCGGAGGCAGGTGGGGGACTGAGAAAGCCGGCAGAGGGGGCCAGAGCCACCTGTGGACTGAGGCAGCAATGAGGGTGATGGGGAGGGGTTTCTGAAGTGACCTGTCACATGTGGGGAACAGCAAGGCTTCCAGGTAGCAGCTGTGGGCCCTAGGGGATCATGATGCCATCACCTGAGGCGGGGACCCTGGGAAGAGAGTAGGGGACGTGCAGGTGGGCGGGAGTCGAGTTCAGACAGCAGAGACAGACTGCACTTGGGAGCTGGGACAGAGGGCTGCGGGCCCCGGTGCCTGGGACATCCCATCTCCAGGGAAAGCAGCTGATAATCTGCCCCTGTGACGCCCTCAGAGGACTAAGGTGGGCAGGCACTAATCCTGTTTTACAGGAGAGTAAACCAAAATTCTGCGGGACTAAAGCCCTTCACCCCCCTCACAAAGCTTTTAGGTGGAACAGCTCTGCCAACGCTGGGTGGCCCGACTCACAGACTGTTCATTCCCCAAGGCCCCAGTGGCTGGAGGcccatggggggcgggggcagccaTGAGTGACCCAAAAGGACGGCTCAATGGCGGGGCCGGCAGGTGCTCAGAGGACAGTAAAAGGCCGTGACTATGGCCAGTTTTATCATCTCTAGAGTTTGCTTCCCTCCTTGGTCTAAAACAAGAAGGTTCTGGATGGGCCAGACACAGACACTGCAGACGACTTTATAGCTaactcttttgtctcttcagggctgcacctgtggcatatggaagttcccaggctgggggtcgaatgggagctacagctgccggcctacaccacagccacagcaacacaggatctgagctgcgtctgtgactgacaccatagctcatggcaatgctggatccttaacccagcgagcgaggccagggatcgaacctgcctcctcatggatactagttggattcttttctgctgcgccacgacaggaacactaTAATTCATAACACTTTTGCATAAACCATCTCACTGATTCCTCACAATCACCTTAAGAAGCTTTATTGCCGTGATCTGACAGAGAAGGCTTTACGGAGGGAGGGGCCCATAACCCACAGGACTCCAGACACAACTTGTCTTCAACTGGGATCCAGAGCAGGGATGCTGGCTCTGTTCCTgctgtgccccctgccccacGCTGCCTCCCACTCAAGCTCCACAGGCCCTTGTGGAAGGAGATGGGCCCCTGCTGGGGTGGCCGGGCAGGAAGCCCTGGGAGCTCGGGGCAGCGGCCCCTCTCTCCAGGGCTGCAAAGGCTCCTccgaggtggggagggagagagcccATCTCTTTTGATGCCAAGTGTGTGCTTGTGGGCTGGAGGCAAGTGTGACTTGATTTCTCTCTTGGGGACCGCAGGGCAGGTCAGCACGCTCTCTGGTCACGCAGCAGCCTCGGGTCCTGCTTTCTGAATGCCCCCTCACCCCAGGGAAGCAGTCCGGCCCTTCACAGCCCGGCTTCCTCTGCGGACACGCAGCGCATCCGCTGGGGGGAGAGCTGCCAAAAAGCAGGAAAGGCAAACGGTTTCCCCCGGACCCGGACTGGCTGGCAGGGGCTGGGAAATCTGTTTTGGCCCTAAGAGGAGCCCAGCGGGCCCCGGCGCTGCCCAGGGCTGCTGTGGGGCAGAGATAACAGGCGCAGGAAGGGCGGGGTGCAGGGTCCTCCCGGGAGCCGGCCTCCTGTAAACAGCGAGCGCCGCCCAGCCGGCCGGGAGGTGATTCATCTCCCGCGGAGCCCTCTGGCCAGGCGCCAACCTCCCtgcgtgggttggggatcaaccCCAGCCCTTCTGGCAACCGGCTTGACCTCTAAGGCCACGGTATGTCCGAGGAGGGGCCCTAGGCGGGCTCAACCGCCCCCAGGGAGCAGAGGCCCCGATTCCTTCCTGCCTGAGAACTGGCTGGGTTTGTGCATCAGGGTGGCAGGCAGCGGGAACGCGGGGTCCTCCCAGTCCCTGGAGCCCCCTCTGCCCACGCCAAGAGGTGTGCGCTGGGAGTGACCCCAGTGCTCTGAGCAGAACCCCAGGCTTTGTCACCCCACTGCCAACCCTGAGGTGACAACCCAGCCGGGAAGATGGGGGGATGCGTGAGCTTTCACATCTGCCCCAAAACAGACTGCAGAAGAGGCCGCTGCACCCGAGAGGCCGAGGGGTGAGGGCGCGGCCCTTTTAATGGGGCGGCAGACCCCGCGGGGTGTGGGACACCGTCCTCAGAGCCCCACAACTCCGCAGCAACGCCTCTTCCATCTGGAACGCCACGCCGGGGGCATCGGGGGAGCGCGTCCCAGTCCTGACACATTCAGCAGCACCTCCCGGCGGGCACCAGTCACCAGTCCTGTCAAGTCCTGGAGTGGCTCCTGCCCTCGACGGAGGGAGAGTGTCCGAGCCACCCCAAGCGGGTGCCTCCGTCACTGCTTGGCCTTCTTCACGATGGTGCCCACGGCAGAGATGACAGTGGTCTTGGAGCCGCTGGCACTGGTGGTCACCGTGACGACAGCCGGCAGGGTGGCCgtggtggtgaggatggtgggCTGCGCTATCGTCGTCACTGGGATGGCCGAGTCCCACTTGCTCTTCCTCTTCTGGGCGTCTGCGGAGGAGGCGAGAGAGAGGTCAGGACCGGCCCCAACCGAAAAGCGACAGTCCCTGGCCAGCAGGCCGCCGGTCTGAGCTTGGGCAGCAGAAACTGCAGGGGCGCCACCCCAGCAAGCCAAGGGGCAGCCAGTGACCTGAggaccccaccccaggcccagatCCTCAGGGTGCCTGTTCCCCCAAACAAGGCAGGATCACCCTCGCTCCAGGTGCGGTGGGGCCGGGAGGCAGAGCCGCCTTCTACCTGCAACAGCCGTGCTggccgtggtggtggtggtggctgtggcgttggtcgTGGTGCCTTTCTTGGTGCCCGTCACGAACTCAATCTGGAGGGCGAGAGGGACGAGCCTTAAGACCTGTGAAGCTGCTTATTCACGCTGTTTCGCCGGCCGCCTGGTCCCAGGGGATAGGACCTGGGCGCCGTACAAAGGAGGCACTGAGAACCCGCGCGGCTGCGACTGTCCGGGGAGGGAGGGGTGTCGGAGAGGCGCCCAAGGGGATTTCTACTCCTCTAAGAGAGCGTCCCAAACGGACGTCAGAGCCCTGCGGGCATCGCCGTGTCTCTGCACGCGTGGGCACCCTGCCTTCACACCCAGGAGGACAGCCCTGCGCCCAGATGCTGTAGACGCAACCCTGCAGTAGCCCTGGGGtttggaaggagaaaggagagagggagtttAACCAAGAAGTAGGAATGAGGAGCCTCCATCAGCCCCCAGCACCAGCTGCCCGAGAGCTGCCCTGCAGCCCCCCTGCCTGAGGGGGAAGGACGTCCCACAACTGCCAGGGAGGGCCAGGCCACACCTGGGGGGAGGAGCTGGTGCCCCGAGGCCTGCTTTGTCTCAGAGACTTTGGTGGGAAGAGGCACAGTGCCCACGGGACATTTGGTCTCGTGGCCACATTTCTGTTCCCCGAGGCCTGGGAAGAAGCGTGCTCAGGGTCCTAGGATGAGGCCCCCCGGCTACCAGACACGGGACAGAGGGAGGTGCTGAGGCAGGCTGGCAAGGTCAGCTCTGGAAGCCAAGACAGGCACAGACCATGGGGCTCTCGCAAGGAAATACTTGCCTCCACTCAGGCCGAGGAGGACACTGGCGACCCCGAAGAAAGACAGCCCCCGGGGCTCTGTAGCTGCACGGGGCAGGCGACGGGATGTAATGCCGTGAATATAAGACCCCAAGAAACCGACAAGAGCAACATGGAAGTGTCTGTAAGCTGAGTTACAGAGGCTTAAAATCCAGCACATCGGAGGCTGCTCAGAGCACCGCCAGGCAGTAACCTGGCAGAGGGGAGAGTAGCCTGGATGCCCCCAGGCTCGGCCAGCAGGACCCCGCGCTCCCAACACCCACTCTTTCCATCAGGACGTCAGCCCGGCACTTACTTTGGTTCGCTCCTTTTTGGCCTTTTCCAGTTTGTCCATTTCAATCTTCTGGGCTTTGGCTACGAAGACGAAGCCATCAGTTACACCAGCAGCTCTGGAAgagcccccccccgccgcccccgagGAGCTGCTTTAGGGCGAGGGGTCCCCACTCGAGTGTCTGCCTCTCTCCTGGCGCTCTTGTTTGACGGGTCCCTCTGGGCTGGGGAAGTCAAGTGCCGGCCTCAGCTGGCAGGCAGCAGAGGCCTCAAGGTCACAGGGCCTGGGGCTGTGCCCCCCCCAGAGGGGTCCGCTGCTCCTGGGCTTCAGGGGGGTGCAGACCTAGGGTCACTGCCTTCTCGGTGACCAAGAGCAGACGGAACCTTGGCTTTTTAGATGAAATGGTGGCAACTGAAATTAAAGCCAGATAAAACTTGTGGGGGCCAAATGAAGCTACCTCCCTCCAGCCTAGATCTGCTCCATGGGCTGTGGTTTGGGATCTGGTACCTGGGATCTGGGGCCATTGAAATGCCTCCCAGATGGGCCACTTCCAAGGGCACtacactccctggcctgggacatcGTCCCCAGCCACCTGGCTGGCCTCTATCTGCCTTCAAACCTCAGCTCAGACACGGTTCCCTCAGCGAGGCCGTCCCCCTGCTTGGCCTGGTTCAGTGGTCCCGCCTGCACCCCCATCGCCCCCCGCTTGTCATCGCAGGGGCCAGTCCTCGCTCCTGTCCCCTCCGCTGTACTCTACGCCTCCTGTGTCAGGGCTGGGTCTGACTTGTTCATGGCTGTACAGCCAGCTCCTCGGACATGGCCGGACGCAGCTGAGACCCTGAAATACAGGCTGCCTAACGACTGCCCaggtggacagatggatgggtgggcAGGTCGGCAGATGGACAGCTACCCACCTAATGCCTCATAGTAGGAGTCTTCAGACCAGCCGTGGGGGTCAAACatgtcctgagaaagaaaagcttAAAGCTGCAGTCAGGGGCAATGGGTGACACGGGACTTTCGACACCCAAGTGCCCTCCCCAGGGTTTCCGTGGATCTTCTGGCCTGGAGTCTCCTGCTTCCAAGGGCACAGGGCTCACTGTCATCCTGGTCTCCTCCGCAGGACCACGAGGGCAAGGGGGCGCTCGCCCCCGCTTGCCCAAGCCAATGACGGGCCCAGGGGCTCAAAGGAGGGACGAAGACCGCAGTGCTGTCACGAGGCCCCTTCGGTGGCTCCTGGCCGAAGCCAGTGGGCtgagcccaggccctgggcacCCCCCTCAGCCTCCGCAGGTGGGATGTACCTTTGGGTAGTTGGTGCCAAGCTCGTCAATCGCACAGAACTGGATGAGCTTCTCGTAGATGCTGAAAGGAGAAAACCACAGGCGCTGAGCAGGCCCGAGGCCCGCGGCCCGGAGTGGCCCTGACCTCGAGACATCAGAACCACTCAGCGCCTGGACTGAGGCAACGCTTCGCCACCCGGCTGAGCTGCTCTAAGCCAGCTTCCCGACGGGAAGGCAGTGTTCCCCGGCCTGGCAGTAAGTCACTGCCGACCCTCCATCCTCCCAGAGGGACGGACTACTAGCCAGGGGCCAGGACGAGGAGGATGTCGAGGCGAGGGCTGCGTTTTTGTCCCAAGTGAACGCCTGACCCTCAGTCTGTGTGGCTGGGTCGGGGCCACCACGCCGAGGCCTGCAGGGGCCACGGCAGGTCCCTGCTATCCGCACACCGGGCTCCTTCCTGGGTGTGTCACTGGATGGAGCAGGACCAAGACACAGCTCTCACCGGCGCACAGTCTCAATGACTTTCTGGGGGGGGGAGAGCCGGGGGCGATCACCCAACCCCCATCATACGGCTGAGGGCGCCGAGGCTCCAGGGTGCCGCGCCTCCAAAGCCAGGGCCTGAGAACCCAGCTGGTCCTTCAGCTCCCATGGTTCACACTGcttctggatcttttttttaggtttttttttttttttgctattttagagctgcacccacagcatatggagactaggggttggatcagagctgtagccgccagcctacgtcagagccacagcaaggctaggtctgagccgtgtctgcgacctacaccacagctcacagcaacgctggatctttaacccactgagtgaggccagggatcgaacgtgcatcctcatggatactagtcagatttgttaaccactgagccacgacgggagctctgtCAGTCTGGATCTTTAATGGGGAACCCTGGCGAGGTTAACGCAGTCTGGGTGATGGCCCCTCTGGGCGCGGTGGGATCTGGCTGGGCCCCTCCTTGCCGCCTCCAGGGGCCATCTCGGTCCCTAGTCCAATACCAGTCAGTCAAGCCACCCTGCAGGCTCGTGGGAAACGCACCTGGGGTTCCGAAACTCCTTCTTCCTCTGGATGATGTAGTTCATATCCATTCCCTCCTTTATCTTCCGCTCATAAAGCTTCTGGATCTTGTCCTACGGAAGAGAAGCAGAAGACGCCTGTGACAGAGCCCCGCCCCTCACAGTCCCAGTTGAGTCGCACGTGAGAGCCACAGAACCACACGAGGCCCTGCTCTGGCCACGAGCCTTTGACCAGCGCTGAGCACAGCTAAGACAGATGGAGAcgggagtgcctgctgtggctcagtggtagtgagccTGACTACtgtccatgcggatgcaggttcgatccctggcctcgctcagtgggttaaggatctggcgttgccttgagctgtggtgtaggttgcagatgtggctcagctctggtgtggctgtggctggggtgtaggctggttccatatgctgcaggtgtggccctaaaaccccAAAATAGACGGAGACCAGCCTGCTTTCGTTTGGCTCTGTCCTGACCCTCTCTGTGTGGCTGGCAGAGGAGGAATAAGAAGGTCACAAAGGAGAAGCCACGAGGACAGTGAACGAATCCCCTCTCGGTTCACTGGTTTCTGAGTCACCTGCAGAGGAGCTGCAGGCATCGGCACTGACAGGCAGGGGCTGAATGCTGGCTTTTCATCTGAACCCCGGGCTTACCTTCCCCGCAGGAGACCTGGGGAGGCCATGTCCCTGCAGAGGGGGCAGGAGCAGAGGTCTCACAGCCTCCCCAGTGTCCTCACGGATGGCCGGTCCCCAGCGCTTTCTCAAGAGGCCCTGTCAGGGGTCAAGAGCTCGTTTCCCAGCCAAACTCCCCTCCAGGCCTCTGCTCTGGCTTTCAGCGGGCAACGGGAGGACCACCTGGCAGGGATCAGGCCAGTGCCACAGGAGTCCCCAGGCCCACAGAGACGATGCCCACCACGGATGGCATCAGCACTGCCCGGTGCGGGCAGAGGCCCAGGAGCTGCATCTCAGGGCAGGGCCACCTCCGAGCGGGAGCCGTCTTAGCCAGAAAGGCCGGCGCTGGCCCAGGCCAGGGTTGCTCGGCAGCCTCCCCCACTAGTGGCAGCTAAATACAGACTCTCCAGAAGGAAAACATTTGGGGCCTCTTCACCTGGTGGGGGGTCCTGAGTGAGGCGCCCCAGGAACGCCAGGAGCGGTGACCCAGTCCCTCTGTCAGAAGCCAAGACCGGCCAGAGGACACGGCGAGCAGAGAGGGAGGTTCACAACACGTTTACCGGGGAAGAGACGCCGAACGCTGCGCCTTGATGGTGCCCCtttaagggggagggagtgaggaccACCAGAAGGCTCGGCCCAGGGGGGCAGGTCTGTGTTTTACTCTGACTTTCTGTGTCTCCTGGACCATCAGCCAGCTTCTCCCATCCTGGGCGAACTACAATGTCTGCTCAGTGTCACAGCTTCTACTACTAGGAGTGTCGAAAATGGAGGAATATTCTGAACTTGAAGGCTGGGCTGGCCGCCGTCTCTGCCTGGCAGACGGCAGGACGGTCTTGCAGGCTGTGGCTTGCTGCCTTGGCATGGGGGTGACacaaggctgggggaggggcaggtggcgGTGGGGACGACTCAGCACCGGGAGGAGGCTTCTGGGAAGAGAAGCCACTgcgctgccccctcccccgcccagcaGCCCGGCCCAGGCCGCCGCattcccagccccaggcccatTAGTCATCCGCGCTGCCGGGGCCTGCGGTGTAGCCAGAGGCACTACAGAACCTACAGGTAGAGCAGGTGGGCAGGTGCCACCACAGGGCAGGCTTGGGTGTCTGCCCTCCGGTCACGAGGTCTCATTCACAGGGGAACGAGGAGGGACGAGGAGAAACCATCTCAGAGACCGAAAAGAGGTGCAAATCCCAGCTGTCCCCCGAGGTCACTCAATACTCCACCTTCTCAGATCAGGTCTGTAGGCGGTTTCTTCAGACAAGCCAGTGAATCGGTATTTTAGGAATATGAGgatacaaggttttttttttagtggtcgCATCCGCAGCATGCAAAAGTCcccggggccaaggatcaaacccacaccacaaaggtgacctgagccacagtggtgacaatgctgagtccttaaccactaggccgccagggaactctggaTTGAAGTTTTATGCACATACCTGCTTGTGATTTTTTGCATTTCTACTTATTTTACATTCTAAtgatgcctcagtttcttcgtaAAGTGTCTCTTGAGATGTTCCCACTGGCTCAGGGTTGCACAGAAAGTGTGTTACTTTCTCCGCCGAGGTTGGGACTGTACTGAGGGCGAGCGGAGGGTGGCAGCGGGAACAGAGCAAACTCCTGAGAGTGGGTTCAGGGGGCCCGTCAGCACTGCAGCTCCTTCCACGGGCCTGTTCTGTTTACAGAAGCCTCCTAAAGTCAGACCGAACCACACACCCGCCCAGGCGCCCTCCTCtacacaggccagcagcagagCTGTGCTTACCTGGAGGTGATTTGAACATCTGCCAGGAGGCTCCGGCGGGATCTTGATTTCATCAGGTGACATGTTTCGGACTCTTTCAGAAAAGGAGGCTGTTGAGGGAACAGAGAATTCTGTGGGTGGGAAGGTTAGGGTGGGGGAC includes these proteins:
- the SAP30BP gene encoding SAP30-binding protein isoform X2 translates to MAGKKNVLSSLAVYAEDSEPESDGEAGVETAGSAAEEKGGLVSEAYGEDDFSRLGGDEDGYEEEEDENSKQSDNPEAEKRDPQELVASFSERVRNMSPDEIKIPPEPPGRCSNHLQDKIQKLYERKIKEGMDMNYIIQRKKEFRNPSIYEKLIQFCAIDELGTNYPKDMFDPHGWSEDSYYEALAKAQKIEMDKLEKAKKERTKIEFVTGTKKGTTTNATATTTTTASTAVADAQKRKSKWDSAIPVTTIAQPTILTTTATLPAVVTVTTSASGSKTTVISAVGTIVKKAKQ
- the SAP30BP gene encoding SAP30-binding protein isoform X1; translated protein: MAGKKNVLSSLAVYAEDSEPESDGEAGVETAGSAAEEKGGLVSEAYGEDDFSRLGGDEDGYEEEEDENSKQSEDDDSETEKPEADDPKDNPEAEKRDPQELVASFSERVRNMSPDEIKIPPEPPGRCSNHLQDKIQKLYERKIKEGMDMNYIIQRKKEFRNPSIYEKLIQFCAIDELGTNYPKDMFDPHGWSEDSYYEALAKAQKIEMDKLEKAKKERTKIEFVTGTKKGTTTNATATTTTTASTAVADAQKRKSKWDSAIPVTTIAQPTILTTTATLPAVVTVTTSASGSKTTVISAVGTIVKKAKQ